DNA from Mustela erminea isolate mMusErm1 chromosome 18, mMusErm1.Pri, whole genome shotgun sequence:
TGTGCTCCACTTTATACGAACCATCAgttgttctttctcctctgaTGGCCCACTTAAACTTACTGCGGAggtttctttttggaaaatggtCTCTGCCTTCCTAGAAAAAGTACTTGGGCATTAATGCCCTACATAGAAAACTGCTCTTAATGCAGACTAGTTAAAAAATGGCTCTCCTGATGAAGTTGTCTTTTGCTTAACTGAAAGTTGTATGTGCCTCAGATGAAGTACCAGGTTTTAGAGAATTTGAGTTCAGTAAATTCCTTTAAACTCGTTGAGAATATCTAAAAGTCATGCCGCTGGTGAGAAAGAGATGAACAGGCAAGGCTGGAACCCCAGATGCCAGCATCTTGTGTGGCTGGGTCCTTCCCGGTTGCCCCGCTATTCTGAAAGTGTGTGACTTGACACACGCATCCCAGATCATTGTCTTACTTCCTTACCACTGGTTTcggggcttttaaaaaatttttttaaaaagattctatttgtcAGAGCCAGCACAAGCAACTTCCGTAATGACTCTCTgatttgtctgtctttgtgtTTCAGTCCCCTGCACACAGTACTGTTGATACCCGGAGTGTTCATGTAACTTGGCTTGGCACATGCCATTTTGGCCAGACTATTGCGATTCCTTATTagttaataaaatgagaaagtgtGGGTTTGAACCCCAGCTCTACTATGAAACCTTGGGAAAGTTCgtctttttttgtctctgtttccttatctataaaatggaggtagTACCTGCCGTGTTGGATCATTTGGCTTAAATGAGAtggattttgtaaaatgctttgtTCTGTGGTTGGGAAGTAGTAGGCACTCAGATAGGAGCCTTTATTAGACTGGGTTCTCCAGAGGAAACAGAGCCAAGAGGATGGATGGAgttacacgtgtgtgtgtgtgtgtgtgtgtgtgtgtgtgtgtatgtgtgtctgtctgtctgtctcagatttattatgaggaattggcCCACATGGTTACTAGAGCCTGAGCAGGCCCAGTATCTGCATTTGGCAAGCAGGGGAACCGGGAGAGCCAAAGGTGGAAAGTCCAGTCCAAGGGCAGAAGACCAGCTCCAGGATGGTCAGGCAGGGACTTCTCTCCACTGCTTTCGTGTTCTCTTCAGGCCTGCAGTGGATTGGAGAGCACCTCTGCCCTCTACCGGCCCCAACGCTGGGAAGGGAAGTTTGCTTTACTCAGTCTCCTGATTCAAACGTTACTCACCTCAGCCAGGAACACCCTCAGACACACCAGAATAATTTTTGACCAAACGTCTGGGCACCCCGTGGCCTGGTcatgttgacacataaaattaaccgtCACTGAGCCCAAATGGTGAGAGACTTTACATCCTCATTCTCTGGCAGGAGTCCTTTTGCCACATGTAGTGTCACATTTCGGTCACCAAAAGTTGGaatgcctttttgttttcaatcttCTATTCATGACAAGCCCGATTTTATGGAACTTCAGTAATTTGCGGTGATGGCAGGCACCCGGCTTGATCTAGGACCCCGGGGTGGGTCAGTTAGACTCTTCGTGAAACCAGCAAATGGGGACGGTTTGAAGAATGGATTTGCTGTCTCTGGTGGGTCCGGACATCTTAGCCAGGAGGAGCCTTGGAGGCTGCCCCTGTCTCTCCTGCCGGCTCCTCAAAGGTCATGCtgcctttttttatttgaaaatttttcatcaGTATGTTGAGTATGACAGACTTAATGATAGCGTTTAGCTCTCCAATAAGACACTTAACTGTGTGTTCACTTAGGCTTTACTTCTAGAGATTGAAATTTGAGTTGTTTGTGTGATTTCTTAGTTAATTATGTTATTATACAGTGTGCATAAAATGGTCCATTAGTTCCCATGTGGAAGGATTTTTCTCCTTGATTGTAGGTTCAGTTATTTTAATTCGTTAAATGGGAATACATTTATATGCTGCAAaattccaaaagatagaaaagaatataaagaaaagtcaTTGTCTCATTCCTGTTCCTTAACCACCCAGTTCCCCACTCCCATAGACAAGCACTTGTATTCCTTGTATATTGGTCCAAAGATACTTTATGCATGTGCAAGCAGCCGGAAATATATTACCccctcatttaaaacaaatttgatcACACTATTCATGCGTAAATTTACCTTTTCTAGGTTCTTCCATTTCAAAAGTGAAGTCAATCTGATGCTAGGTTCTTTTGTTTCTCGGATAAGGATTTACATTAAAAACAGTATGAAATGGGCTCTAATATTtataaacctttatttttattaggattgGCAAAGGGATTATATATCTGCTCCCACCCTGTCAGTTTTGCCAGGATCTCCCTGAATTTCTGGATAACCTTGTTTGCTTAGTTAAGATCAGAGTCTTGGTTATACTACAGGTAGACTATCACATTTTGGGGGGAGGTTTTGAATGTTCTGCACTTTTGAAATCTGTTGTGATATAACAGATGTGACTTTGTCTCTCATGTAGTCCCCAAACCCGGGGACTGTCCCCACACCTGGAAGCTGTCCGCTGCACTTGGCCTTTCCAGAGCTGGGAAGGCCGGGAGGGTAGGCACTGATTTTCCCTCCCAGACACAGCTGTGAAATCCCAGTGTCCGAAGGAGCCAAGAGGTCATCTTGTCCCACTACACTTCTCCTACCAGGGAGGTCCCTCTGGCAGTGTCCCCACAGGCAGTGGCTGAAGCTGGGCACGCGTGTCTCCAGTGGTGGGGTTGCCTCCTGAGGGAGCCCATTGCCTCTTCAGTTCTGTTGACTCTCTGTCCGACGACTTCCTGTAGTTTGCGCCCACTGATCGTCAGTGTACGAAGAGAGCTGTATATAAAACAAGTTGAACCTCTCTTTATGGCATAGCTCTTTAGATACGTAAAGACAGCTGGCAGTCCTTCCAGTGAGTCTTTTCTCACGATAAAATACCCTCAGTGTATCCGTTCTTTTTCTTCTGGCGTGGCACATCTCATTCCTTTGCCAtcctaggcatttttttttttttttaaagattttatttatttacttatttgacagatcacaagtaggcagagagccaggcagagagagagagaggaggaagcaggctccctgccgagcagagagcccaatgcgtggctccatcccaggaccctgggatcatgacctgagctgaaggcagaggctttaacccactgagccacccaggcgcccctcctaggCATTTTTTGAGTCCTTTCAGTTTGCCTGAGTTTTAGAATGTGGGGTCCAGCAGTGACCAGGTAATAATATTTGCAGGATGTTCTGACTGACGGACGACGGAGAAGGCTTTTTCTCCCCCGTATCCTCGTGGTCCGGCTTAGGAGCAAACTCGTTCTGGCAGCTGCTTCACGTATTTGTCTCCCAGAGGACTCACCTCAGCTAACCACCCAGTTCTTGTTATCATTATTGCCACAGAAACTACTGCTGAGAGGGGTCTTCCCCGTTCTGTATTTGGGTGTATATTGGCTTTCCCCCTAGGGAATCCTCTGGAACTCATGTTGGCCCAGCCAGTGATGACCTGGTCTGTGCAGGGTTCAGCCAGCTTGGCATAGACTCAGTGTGATGGTATCTTTCCTCGACCGTCTTGTGCTTCCTGGGATTTCTCTGATGCTGTCTGGAATGGGATCCTGCGAAGATTTCTCGACACCAACTTCCTGGAGTTGGGCCAGACTTCCCAGGTTAAGGGTACAAGACTCCCTCCATTCGGACACCTGCTGAAAATGTGGGTGTCCCCAGAACATTGTCCTTTCCGTCAGGACGCCGGACCTCCAGCTACCTGATGAGTGACGTGTCTGCCGAGTGTTGCCGACCAGGGGTGCTTATGCGAACTTTGATGTCCCTGGGTTTTATGGGGACTTTGTTATGTAAACAGGATGTAGAAATGAAGTGATTAAGCATGAACCTAAtcttttctctatattctttcttctgttaacCTGGGGAAAGCCTGTTTGCTTCCAAAAAGATGGGCTAGTGCGGTGCGACAGGCTCTCTAACTTGGCAGGCTCTCTAACTCCGCAGAGTAGATGTCCCTCCCTGAGTGCtttcagtgaaaccatatgcATAGGTTATATGTATGCATAGCTGTAAGGGCACGTAAATGTTCTCACTTTCTAGGTTCAGATCACCAACAtgcttgtgatttctttccaGGTCTGATTTTTGTGGTCGACAGTAATGACAGAGAGCGAGTCAATGAGGCCCGCGAGGAACTAACCAGAATGTTAGCAGAAGATGAGCTCAGAGATGCAGTCTTACTGGTGTTCGTAAATAAACAGGTATGTTGTTGGCTTTCTGAGTACTGGGACCAAAATTGCTGCCAGATGTtcacttaaaaatacagatatttagaTTAGATGTGTGCCTCCCTCTCTCTAGTCCCTACCATAACTTTTCCCTccacctccttttttctttttctcttttttaagtagCTCTAGGCCCagtgtccagtgtggggcttgaactcccgaccccaagatcaagactcatcacatgttctaccaactaagccagccaggcctGCCCCCCACTTCCTTTTTAGCTTATGTATTCTGTTCATTGATTGAACAGATACGAATTGAGCATCTACTAAGATATAGACATTGTTTTGGTGACATAGCCTTGAGCAGCAAGACAGATAAAAGTCCCTGTGTTCATGGAGTTTACGTTCTAGTGGTAGGAGAGTCAGTCAGTAACACGTGGTGTGTCTGCTGGAAGTGTGGTAGAGGAAGGTGAGcggaggaggggggcaggctgGCTGTGGGAAAGGGCCAGAATGCCTCCACGAGAAGACGACATCTGAGCAGATTGGAAGGCCAGCGGGAAGGGAGCTGCGTGGGGCTAGGAACAGCAAGGCAGCCAGTGCAGCTGGAACGGAGGGGACAGGGACAGCGAGGGGGGAGATGGTTGTGTCAAATGGGGTCTgtcaaggaggaagaaggggcttCGTGTACATGTAGCGGAAAGTAGTaaaggaagagtgggaggagggccaAGTGTTGAGCCGTCCCGCCCTGGGATTCAAAGTGGAGCGAAGCTTGGAAGGAAGGGAGCATCGTGGCATGAGGTAGAGTCATGGAATGTACCAGCCTGAGATGACCTCAGTCAGGTCGTGATGTGTTTCCTTCCACTTTCTCTGTCACGAATACATTCGTTCTGCGATTGAGCTCATGCTCATCTGACGGGGCTGAGTCCTTCGTGTTTTGTCACTTCGGATTTATGCAAGGCGTTTCTCTTGCCCTTCGGGTCTTTGTaacatgattttgttttatattgtattgtgttttattattttttttatttttttttttttagtttttttttgttttgttttgacagagagagagagagggtagaaggggcagagggagaagcagactccccgccgagcagggagcccgatgcggggcttgatcccaggcccttgggatcatgacttgacccgaaagcagacgcttaaccgactgagccacccaggcgccccttagattttttgtttttatttttgtttaagattttgtttatttatttgacacagagagagaaagagttcacaagcaggcagagcagcaggcagagtgaagggggaagcaggctccctgctgagcagagagcctgactcggggctcaatcccaagaccccaagatcatgaccggagctgaaggcagaggcttaacccactgagccacccaggcgcccctagatttttttttgaagtagctCCACACCCGGCatgagctcagtgcagggcttgagctcatgatgCTGAGCTGATCAggaccaactgaaccacccaggtgccctgtaaacaTGATTTTAAACAGTGGCTGGACCGTCATTCGCTTAGGCTTTACCCTACTGTTTGGGTCTATGCCAGTCCTGAATTTCACTCGTGAAGTTAATGGACTTTCAAAAAGAGAATGAcgcttgttctttttaattataaaagcagAACATGCTCGTAGTATAAATCTGCCAGCAGTTTAGAGTACCAAGTGACATATTCTTGCCTCAGTCTTCAGGGTAAAATAATGTTAAGTTTCTTCCATCTTCCTTCAGAGATACAGCTTTCCATGCCTGTATAAGCAGCTGCGTGATTGCATTCATACTTACATGCTGGGAATCTGCCTGCTTTCTCACGTAGCGTGTTGTGATGTCATTCCATAGCAGTATTGCTAGATCTGCCTTACCACGCACGTGCCAGGTACAGTTCTAGAACTTGGAATAATCAGAGGACAAGATAGAAATTCCTGCCCTTGTAAAACTTGTGTTCTAGTTAGGGACAGGTAATCTAAGTCATTAACATAGCAAATAAGTCAGTTTTATAGTACAGTCACACGTGGAGAGTGCTGTGTTGGATAAGATGAAGCAGGCAAACTAGGGAGGGGTCCTGGGGACTCGGGTCCTGAAGGCCTTGCTGACCACGGTGAGGACTCCGGCTCCTCCCCCTGAGAGATGGATCCGCTTCAGGGCTTGGAAAGAGTGACTTGCTCTGACTTTACTGACCACTGGGTTGAGAATAGATTCAAGGGGAACAAGCATAGAAGCAAGGAGACCAATTCGGAAGTTATGTCAGTACCTGGAGGTAGAAGTGGCCATGGTAGGCGTGGGTGGGTAGCTGTGGGCgtggtgagaagtggtcagatcCTGCATGTTTTGATGGGGTTTCCTGAAGTGGAGTTGAGCGgttcagagagagcgagagaaattGGGGATCTGCTGAGCGGAGACTGTGACTGaggtgttgcttttttttttaagatttttatttacttatttatttgacagagagagagagatcacaagttggcagagaggcaggcagagagagggggaagcagctccctgctgagcagagagccggatgtgggccttgatccccaggaccctgggatcatgacctgagccaaaggcagacgcttaacccattgagccacccaggcgccctatgacTGAGAATTTGGGAGAAGAGCATCTTTCATTATAAAAAGGCATCATTATAAACTGattcctgaattttctttctcaaggATCTTCCCAACGCGATGAATGCAGCAGAAATAACAGACAAGCTCGGCCTACATTCCCTCCGCCAGAGAAACTGGTACATTCAGGCCACTTGTGCGACCAGTGGAGATGGGCTTTACGAAGGCCTGGACTGGCTCTCCAACCAGCTCAAAACGCAGAAGTGATCGGAAGCGCCCCGTTCGCCGTGCATCTTGGCACACTCAGCTGGCCTcttctgtgtgcgtgtgtgcgtgtgaggAGCCGAGGATGGGTGTGTGGCTGGGAGTGGGAGCAGCTTTCTCACACTGTGCCTTAGCCATGCTACAAGAAAACCAGGCttacatttgaagaaaaatcaGTGTTTCATTTTAAACGCTACCTTCCATTTCAGGAGTTTCGAGGGTCAACTTAGCAGGTGATGGAGGGGTCCGGAGAGCTTTCCTGGCACACAACAGCCTGAGAGGCCCTTGtggtgggcaggaggaggagagctgGCATAGGGCCCAGGTGGAGCTGTGCCGTCCTGGGTCCGGTGGCTCTGCCTGCCCAGAGTCATGTTAGACTTCGGTGGCCTTTTGTAAACGAGGAATGGCCTGTCATTCTTCCCCATCACTGCCAGAGCTCGCAGCTCACTTTTCAGTGCTTTCAAAGCAAACGGTCCTCAAGAAAAAAGACACCTGCTTGCTGCAGGGTTGAAATTCAGCTCCGAAATTTTCCCGTAAGTTATGTTCTTCCTGGTTTAATGTACTTTATTGAAAAAAACTTGAGATCTTCTTCATTAGAGTATCCAGAGTCCGTAACACTAGAACGTCATTCCCTCATGCTAGTTCCTTCCCCTTGTTGCCTCTTATTTGCCAAATGGAGACCATTTGGGGTAAGTAACCCAGTGTGAGGCCGAGGCTCTTTACAGGGGCCCCACAGTCAAGCGAAGGGCCGGGTTACGGAAGGGAGGTGAGGGTCGTGTTTGTGTCCTTGTATCACCATCTCAGGTTTCAGGCTCCTGAGGCAGCTGCTCCCACTTCTCTGCTCTGTGCTGAATGTTCTGTGCTCCAAGCAGGAGGTTTCACTCCTGGGATGGAATCGTCACCAAGTTCAGTTGTCTCCATTCGGCTTGCGGTGTTACTTAGTTTCTGTTCCCAGAACCACACACCTGTGAGTTCTGAGAGTGAAAGAGGATTGAGAGGTTCATTTTGGAGACGAAATTCCCGGCAACCCCTGTTACTGCCCCTGAGTTGGTGCTAAATTTTGCTACGAAAAATGTCTAATCCTAACCGCTGTCCGCGGTGCTGACTCCGTCTTCTGGATGCAGTGATGTCCTGTGTGGAGACGTGCTTTATGTTGTCTTCAAAACATTCATAGAAACGGCCTGGTGATGAGCTGGGTCTCATGCGGTAGTCTAGAGCTCGTTTGCGCAGATGGCTCTTGGCCAAATGTGTACCTATGCACTTCCCCTACTTCACCtttgaaaattccttttttgagaaaaatgtttattcaaattaACAGATCTAGGAGGGGAATGTAAGGTGAATTTTAACAAAAGTAAACCCTGTTTGTTGATGATAATGAAGTTGATATTACTAGGAAGAAGTTTCATACCATGATACATGTGGGGtgtgatgtttttctttgaaatattgaCTTGAAAGAATGTTCCTTGCAATACTGGCATCCAAGTCCAGATTTTGTTTTAACCCTGGAGTAATTCCTGAGAAATAGTAAGGTTGTACGCCTCATATtggcagggactgtgtcttatgtttttgtatttatgcTTAGTATGGTGCTGGGCCTCATTAAATCATTGTTGATTGGCTGGACAATAAAGAACTTTCTTTGGAAGGAGGAGAGGACAGCGGTGTGCTTCTGAATATTTTGAAAGACTTTAAAAtcccttttcccctctgtctcGGCAGACTTACTCTGTTCCTTTAACAATAATCCTCACTGACAGTTTTCCTGGTGCTTTCAACTGTGGTTGTCTTCTATGATTTGGAGCTGCTGGGTTGAGGGTAAGTGGGACCACCTCAGTGTAGTAACTTTGAACTTTGGATTTGGGTCCCCGAATGCCATGTTGACATCCCAGCTATGTCCCTTATTAGCTGCTGGCCTCAGGCCATTCACTCTTGGCTTCtgtatctctgagcctcagttcacTCCactgttaaatggggataataatacctgcCTAACGGTGTTGTGCGGGTTCAGTGTCTTTGACCTTTGCACATCTTACTCTTTCCCTGGGAGTATCTTGGTGTCTAAGTGTGAATGGCAGCATGGCTGCAAACTGATAAACATTCTTTATAGGAGAAGGGAAGTGGGATGGTGGGGGGTTGTATTTAATCTCTCTTGCTCTAGTCACCTTCTAATCCTGCTGAATGCTCTGTCCTTTTCTAACCATGGGGAATGCTAATGAGATCACCCCGGATACTTGTCCAACAAGCACACTGCTGTGTCCTAGCCTCACctattcctcttccttttttctttttctttctttctttctttcttttttttggttctgtGGTTTTAGCATATGCAACCACAACTACCAATTTTCGACAACCCCAGAAGAAATTCTGGATCCGTTAGCATCCATTCCCCATTCCTCCCTtttcccaggcacccccagcaaccactaatctactttcagtttctttttggtGAGGGGCCTGGGGAGCCAGTGGGAACTTCAGGAAGCCCCTGAGGTGCTCTTGGCCTGACCACAGCTCTGTCCTGAGGCATCAGTTTGAGGTACAGATGAGGCAGAACCCAAGGGGAAAGACTGCCCCCTAGAAGGCACAATGTTTACTATCGAGAGGGAATGGGGTGCTACTAACAATTACTTGGGACACGACAGAAAGTGGGTTGTGTGGTCTCCCTATGGAATGGCAAGAGCTCTGAACCTGGAATCAAAGTCTGAAGCTGAATTGAAAGCTCCGCCCATTCACTAGCTGGATTCTGTTGGACTAGTCAAGCTCTGACCCTCCATTTCCTCCCCTGCAAATGAAAGTTCCCAGGCTGACCTGGGAGACAGCTCCGTGCAAATACCAACAATGGGGGGTGATTTGGGGGTTCTATGAGTTCTCTCGGCTGTGGGTCCTGTAGTTAGATCTATTTTAAATAACGTCTTAACAGAGCTGGGGATATTTCCATGTGAGTGGCTCGGCACAGAAGGGGTGACGTAGTTTCAAGGGAAGTGAGGTAGGACACCTAGAAGTGACCTGAGTCCATTGCCCACAGGTCTGATGGAGGTTGTCAAACAGTACACAGAAAATCTGATGatgtgaagatgaaaaaaaatcttgataccACCTCACCTTTTTTGGTAGCTTTATTGAGATCTAATTCAGATACTAcacagttcacccatttaaaagGTTACAATCATGGTTTTTAGTATACTCAGATCTGTGTGACTGTTATcgcaattttagaacatttttgttgtcctgaaaagaaaccccataccatTCAGCAttcaccccccacctctctcagACCTCCCCAGTCCTAGGTAACCATTAGTCGCTGGTCTTCCTGTCTCTAGGCGgagatggtttttatttatttatttatttctttatttttgaaagattttatttattttacagacagagatcataagtaggcagagaggcacggagagagagagaggaggaagtgggccccccaccaagcagagagcccgatgcggggctcgatcccaggactctgggatcatgacctgagccgaaggcagaggctttaacccactgagccacccaggcgcccccagagatgCTTTTTAAACCACTTCGTCACACCCTGTGGTCTCTCCCTAACTCTAAAGCATGGCATGGGAAGGAGGGTGCTGTGCACACACAAGCCTCACACGTGAGCAGTGGATGGACCACTGAACTTCAAGGCTCCAAAATTGTGCAGTCAGATCAGCTACTCATCTGGCCCATAAATAACTCGCTGCGGCCCATCGCCACTAGGTGGTGCTGCTGCTTCGTCCCACTGACCTACCCGCGCGCCAGCAGGGGTGGGCCTTGGGGGTGCTGAGTGCCGCGGAATCCATCTTCTTGCCTGGACGCCTGGAGTAACCTAGAAAACAGGGACTGCGGCCAGAGATATGcctggaagagaaaagcaaatggcCACCCAGTGCAGAGGACTCCAGAGTGCCAATGATAAAGGTGGCAGCAGTATCAGCAGTGATGGTAATTGTAAAGCAGTGGTCACTGCCATCTACCGAGCATGCTGGTTACAGTTCTAGGCTTCTAGGCACTTTACATATGtcatctctgctcttccctctcccgcggaacaccccccgccccccaccccgcgcccccGGCGCGCAAGGCACACTTACTGCATCTACTTTGCAAACAGGAAGATAAAGTGACTTTCTGGAGGCCACATGGCCACGATTCAAATGTCATCCAGGGCACCGGGGTCCATATCCTTCCAGAATATGCCACCACCTCAGACTCTGCTGAAGACCACACACTGGCCTCCAGAGCTTGGCATGCGGGAAGAGAAGGGGACAAACGGGGTAcggcccagagcccagggacagagCAGCAGGTGCAGAACTGTGTCAGCTGACAGGAAGGGGAATGGGTGCTGGATGGAGGGGAAGAGCCAGGGCATGGGGGTGTGAGATGCAATATTGGGCCAGTAGAGACAGCTGCCAAGGAGACCTGGACCTAACTTGGATGCTTACAATGTTCTTTGGGAAGCAAAAACTATAATCAATGCTCTAAAACAGGATTGCATTGATGGCTGCACAACTGTACATGTTTACTAAGAATCTTTAAATTGCTTTCTTataatgggtgaattgtatggtaggTAAATTACACCGCCAAAAAGCGGTGTG
Protein-coding regions in this window:
- the ARL17A gene encoding ADP-ribosylation factor-like 17-like, translating into MGNVFEKLFKSLFGKKEMRILMVGLDAAGKTTILYKLKLGEIVTTIPTIGFNVETVEYKNISFTVWDVGGQDKIRPLWRHYFQNTQGLIFVVDSNDRERVNEAREELTRMLAEDELRDAVLLVFVNKQDLPNAMNAAEITDKLGLHSLRQRNWYIQATCATSGDGLYEGLDWLSNQLKTQK